The genomic segment GTGATCGAAGCCAGCCAGACCGTACCCGTCATCGTCGATTTCTGGGCGCCGTGGTGCGGCCCCTGCAAGACGCTCGGGCCCGCGCTCGAGGCCGCCGTGACCAAGGCCAAGGGCGCCGTGAAGATGGCCAAGGTCAACGTCGACGAGAACCAGATGATCGCCGGCCAGCTGCGCGTGCAGTCGATCCCGACGGTCTACGCATTCTGGCAAGGCCAGCCGATCGACGGCTTCCAGGGCGCAGTGGCCCCCTCCGAGATCGAGGCCTTCGTCGACCGTGTCGTGGGCCAGTCCGGCGGTGACGCCAGCGGCGGCCTCGACGACGCGCTGACGGCAGCCGAGGAAATGCTCGACCAGGGCGCCGCCACCGACGCGGCCCAGACCTTCGCCGCCATCCTGCAGGAAGACGACAAGAGCGCCCGCGCCTATGCCGGCCTCGTCCGCGCCCATATCGCGCTGGACGATCTCGAACAGGCCGAGGCCATCCTCAACGGTGCGCCTGCCGAGATTTCCAAGGCGCCTGAGCTGGAAGCCGCGCACGCCGCGCTCGACCTCGCCAAGCAGGCGGCGGGCGCCGGCCCCGTGGGCGAACTCACGGCGGCGGTCGAGGCCAACCCCGACGACCACCAGGCCCGCTTCGACCTCGCCCAGGCCCTGCATGCCAACGGCCGCACGCAGGAAGCGGTCGACCAGCTGCTCGAGCTCTTCCAGCGCGACCGCGAATGGAACGATGAGGCCGCCAAGCACCAGCTCTTCACCATTTTCGAGGCGCTCAAGCCGAACGACCCCATCGTCCTGAACGGCCGCAGAAAATTAAGCTCGATGATATTTGCCTGAGCGGGGGAACAGCCTAGGTTGAGTCACATGTTCAACCAGGCCGATCTCCCCGACGTGATCCCGGTCTTTCCACTGACCGGGGCACTCCTTCTCCCGCGCTCGAGGCTGCCGTTGCATCTTTTCGAGCCGCGCTATCTGGCCATGCTGGATGACGCCCTGAAAACCCCCGGCCGGCTGATCGGCATGGTCCAGCCCAGCATGGCGCCGGGCCGGAAGGATCCCGACGGGCTGCAGACCATCGGCTGCGTCGGCCGGGTGACCCAGATGTCGGAAACCGAAGACGGGCGCTACATGATCACGCTCACCGGCATTTCCCGCTTCCGCGTCCTCGAAGAGGTCGAGGGCTTCACCCCCTACCGCCGCGCCCGCATCTCGTGGGACGGGTTCGACCGCGACCTCGGCCCCGCCGACAGCGACGCGGGCTTCGACCGCGCCTCCTTCATGAGCCTGCTGGGCCGCTATTTCGAATCGCGCGAGCTGCAGACCGACTGGGACACCCTGAAAGAGGCCGATGACGAGCTGCTCATCAACTCGCTCTCGATGCTCCTGGGGTTCGAGCCGGAAGACAAGCAGGCCCTGCTCGAAGCGCCCTCGCTGACCACCCGCCGCGAGACGCTGGTCACACTCCTCGAATACGCCCTGCGCGGCGGCGACGACAAGGAAATCCTGCAATGACCGAAACGCCCGAAATCCCGGCCACCGACCGCCGCATGCTCGAGGCCCTGATCTGCCCGCAGACCCACACCACCCTCAAGTACGACGCCCAGGCACAAGAGCTCGTCAGCAAGGCCGCGGGCCTCGCCTTCCCCATCCGCGGCGGCATTCCGGTGATGCTCATCGACGAGGCGCGCAAGCTCGACTGACGGCACCCGGCCGCGATTTCGGAAGCCTCCGGCGGGGATATTTGGACCAAGAAGAAGCCCGGAACTCGCCCCTGCTTCTTCTTGGGGCAAGTATCCCGGGGGTGAGGCCGCAGGCCGAGGGGGCAGCGCCCCCTTCCAACGCCTTCGGGCTCACGGCTCCTTGTCGGGGTCTTCCTTGCCCACGCCGATGAAGACCGATTTCATCGGCAGCATCCACAGGAACCCCAGCCCCACGAAGACCAGAAGCTCCACCAGCACCGGCAACCCGTCATACCGCGCACGCAGCCAGTCGGTGAAATTCACCGCCACCACGATGTACAGCGGCAGCCCCACGAGCAGGACGATCAATGACCAGCGGCGGCGCGCCTTGTAGCTCAGCTTGGGCATGTCACCTCGTTCCGTCGGCTTGGCGTTCAGTCGGCGAAGGGGTCGGTCACGAGGATCGTGTCCTCCCGCTCCGGCGAGGTGGAGAGTAGCGCGACCGGACAGTCGATCAACTCCTCCACCCGGCGGACATACTTGATCGCGTTGGCCGGCAGGTCGGCCCAGCTGCGCGCGCCCTCGGTCGACTCGCTCCAGCCCGGCATCTCCTCGTAGACCGGCGTGCAGCGCGCCTGCGCATCCGCCGCGGTCGGCAGGTAATCCATCCGCGCACCGTCCAGCTCGTAGCCCACGCAGATCTTCAGCGTCTCGAACCCGTCCAGCACGTCGAGCTTCGTGAGCGCGATGCCCTTCACCCCGCTCGTCGCACAGGTCTGCCGCACGAGACAGGCGTCAAACCACCCGCAGCGCCGCTTGCGGCCCGTCACGGTGCCGAACTCCCGGCCCCGCTCGCCCAGCCGCTGGCCGTCCTCGTCATCGAGCTCGGTCGGAAACGGCCCCTCGCCCACGCGGGTCGTATAGGCTTTCACGATCCCCAGCACGTAGTCGATCGAGCCCGGCCCGATCCCGGTGCCGGTGGCCGCCTGCCCCGCGATCACGTTCGACGAGGTCACGAACGGGTAGGTGCCGAAATCGATGTCCAGAAGCGCGCCCTGCGCCCCCTCGAACAGAATCCGCCGGCCCGCCTTGCGCTTGTCGTTCATCACCTTCCACACCGGGCCCGCATATTGCAGGATCTCCGGCGCGATCTCCTTCAGCTGCGCGATCAGCGCATCCCGATCGATCTCGCCCAGGCCAAGCCCCCGGCGCAGCGCGTTGTGGTGCACCAGCGCCCGATCGACCCGCAACTCCAGCGTCGCGTCGTCGCCAAGGTCGGCCACCCGGATCACCCGGCGCCCCACCTTGTCCTCGTAGGCCGGCCCGATGCCGCGGCCCGTGGTGCCGATCTTCGCCACCGAGTTCTGCGACTCGCGCGCCCGGTCCAGCTCGCCATGGAACGGCAGGATCAGCGGCGTGTTCTCGGCGATCATCAGCGTCTCGGGCGTGATCTCCACCCCCTGCCCGCGGATCGTCTCGATCTCCTGCACCAGGTGCCAGGGGTCGAGCACGACCCCGTTGCCGATCACCGACAGCTTGCCGCCCCGCACAACGCCCGAGGGCAGCGCGTTCAGCTTGTAGACCTTGCCCTCGATCACCAGCGTGTGGCCGGCATTGTGCCCGCCCTGGAACCGCGCGATCACGTCGGCCCGCTCGCTCAGCCAGTCGACGATCTTGCCCTTGCCTTCGTCGCCCCACTGGGCGCCCACGACAACCACGTTGGCCATGTCAGTCCTTTCGGCGTTTGCAAATCCCGCGCCCGTATAGCCCCGCCCGCGCGCCGTTGAAACCGCAAATTCGCCGCATCCCTCCCGAGCGACAGGCGGCTGGACAGCCGCCCCGCACGTCTGGGGGCTGGACAGCCGCGCGCGGTTGCGCGATGGAAGGGAAACACCGGTTGGTACGAGGGGGCAGACATGACAGGGTTTATTTGGCGTCTCGTTGCGGCGTTCGTCCTGCTGGTCGCCACGTTCAACCCGACCGACTGGAACTATGTCACCTGGGTCCGGGGCAATTTCTACGACCAGATGCCGCTGGCGGTGCTGCTGGGCCTGCTGCTATTCGTGGGCTACATCATCTACCTGCGCGCCACCCTGCGCTCCATCGGGGCCTTCGGCATGTTCATGGTCATCGCCGTCGTCGCGGCGGTGGTCTGGGTCCTCTACGATTACGGCCTGCTGACGCTCCGCGACACCTCGCAAATCGTCTGGCTGGCGCTCATCGCGCTCGCCTTCGTCCTCGGCATCGGCCTCAGCTGGAGCCACGTCCGCCGCAGGCTCAGCGGCCAGGCGGATATGGACGACGTGGACGAATGACCCGCCGCATTCGAAAGCACCACCTCCCCCCGTTCACGATGAAATCCTTCGACGCGTTCTGTTGCCAATTCAGCCCGGATGCCGAGGCCTACTTCCACGACGGCGATGACAGCTTCTTTCACCTCGACAGGCCATCCCAGGTCAGGGATGTCGCTGAAAGGTCATTCGCGAATTCTCACCTTCTTCACCCCAAGCAAACCGTCATGGACGCCCTGCGCGATCTGAAAACCTACGCCGCCAATGGCGACTTCGTGACACCCCGCATCGTGGCCGAAGGCCATGACTTGATCCGTGAAGGGCACGAGGAAGAAGACGTGCGCATGATCATCCGCGTGCTGGAAGACTATCTTGCAGAATACGAAGCCGAGCGGCAGAACCGCTGAGGAGGTCAGCCTATGCCGAACCCCGACCACGACTTCCAGAAATTCTACTACACCAAGGTCGGCCTCGGCGAAGGCTGCGGCTGTGCCGAGCGGGTGATCGACCTGCACGAGGCCGACCGCAAATCCGCCACGCCCCACACCCGCGCCCTCCGACACCGCCTGCCGCTCTCCACCCGCCTGCACCACGCGCTCGCCGCCCTCGGCCTCACCCGCCGGCGCTGAAACCCGCGAGACAGCCCGCAAGGGCTGGCGAGCCGCGCCGCCCGCACGACACATCGGACCCACAGCACCTGAAAACCCGGGTTGCAGCCCCGTCCCGAAACGCATAGATAGCGCCTGTTCCGAACCGCAAGGCAGTCCGCATGGAAAACGTCATCCTCCTCATCCATTTGCTTCTGACGCTCACGCTGATCGTCGTGGTGCTTCTGCAGCGCTCCGAAGGGGGGGGCCTCGGCATGGGTGGCGGCGGCGGCAACGCCACGGCGGGTCGGTCGGCGGCCACCGCGCTCGGCAAACTGACATGGATTCTCGGCATCGGCCTTTTCGCCACCTCGATCGCCCTCACGATCATCGCGGCACAGACCTCCTCGGGCTCCTCGGTCCTCGACCGGATCACCGACCGTCCGGCCGCGCAGGAAGAAAGCGCGCCCGACATGCCGGCCACCAGCGACGACCTCCTGCCGCCGTCGCAGGGCGACGACGCCCCGCTCACACCGACCGCAGACTGACCACAACCGATTGAGACAGGTCTGAACACCGCAACAGCATCTTGCGGTCAGCTTGCGCCTTTGGCGTGAATGCTTTATTACTTGAGTCCCGTGGTGCTGCGGCCGAATCGGCCGTGCGGGCCCGTTTGAACACGAGCAGAATCACGGGGGTTTCGGCGCATGGCGCGGTATGTCTTCATCACAGGCGGCGTTGTTTCTTCACTGGGCAAGGGGCTGGCCTCGGCCGCCCTCGGCGCGCTCCTGCAGGCCCGCGGCTTTTCCGTCCGCCTGCGCAAGCTCGACCCCTACCTGAACGTCGATCCCGGCACCATGTCGCCCTTCGAACACGGCGAGGTGTTCGTCACCGATGACGGCGCCGAAACCGATCTCGACCTGGGCCATTACGAACGCTTCACCGGCGTCCCCGCCCGGATGACCGATTCCGTCTCTTCCGGCCGCATCTATTCCGACGTGCTCGAAAAGGAACGCCGCGGCGACTATCTCGGCAAGACCATCCAGGTCGTCCCCCACGTCACCAACCAGATCAAGGAGTTCATCCAGATCGGCGATGACGAGGTCGATTTCATGCTCTGCGAGATCGGCGGCACCGTGGGCGACATCGAGGGCCTCCCCTTCTTCGAGGCCATCCGCCAGTTCAGCCACGACCGGCCCCGCGGCCAGTGCATCTTCATGCACCTCACCCTCCTGCCCTACCTCGCCGCCTCCGGCGAGCTGAAGACCAAGCCGACCCAGCACTCCGTCAAGGAGCTGCAATCCATCGGCATCGCCCCCGACATCCTCGTCTGCCGCTCCGAACAGCCGATCCCGGAAAAGGAACGCGAGAAGATCGCCCTTTTCTGCAACGTCCGCACCGAGGCGGTGATCGCGGCCTACGACCTCAACTCCATCTACGAGGCGCCGCTCGCCTATCACCGCGAAGGGCTCGACCAGGCGGTGCTCGACGCCTTCGCCATCTCCCCCGCGCCGAAACCGGAAATGGCCAAGTGGCAGGATGTCGAAGACCGCATCCACCACACCGACGGCGAGGTGAAAGTCGCCATCGTCGGCAAGTACACCCAGCTCGAAGACGCCTACAAGTCGATCAAGGAGGCGCTCACCCATGGCGGCATGGCCAACCGGGTGAAGGTCAACGTCGAATGGGTCGACGCCGAGATCTTCGACACCGAAGACCCGGCCGTCTATCTCGAGGGCTTCCATGCCATCCTCGTCCCCGGCGGCTTCGGCGAACGCGGCACCGAGGGCAAGATCAAGGCGGCCCAGTTCGCCCGCGAACGCAAGATCCCCTATCTCGGCATCTGCCTCGGCATGCAGATGGCGGTGATCGAGGCGGCCCGCAACCTCGCCGGTCTCACCGATGCCGGCTCCGAGGAATTCGACCACGAGGCCGGCAAGAAACGCTTCACCCCGGTCGTCTACCACCTCAAGGAATGGGTGCAGGGCAACGAGAAGGTCAAGCGCAAGGTCTCCGACGACAAGGGCGGCACCATGCGCCTCGGCGCCTATGACGCGGTCCTCAAGGAAGGCTCGCGCGTGGCCAAGGTCTACGGCACCACCACCATCGACGAACGCCACCGCCACCGCTACGAGGTCGACATCAAGTACCGCGAGCAACTGGAAGCCTGCGGCCTCCGGTTCTCGGGCATGTCCCCCGACGGGCGCCTGCCAGAAATCGTCGAATGGTCCGACCACCCGTGGTTCATCGGCGTGCAGTTCCACCCCGAGCTCAAGTCGAAACCCTTCGCCCCCCACCCGCTCTTCGCCGATTTCGTGAAAGCCGCGGTGGAGACGTCGCGGCTGGTCTGACGTCTACCCCCGCCGCGGCAGCATCCGCTGCAGCCGCGCCCCAAGGCCCGGCCCGATCAGCTCCGCGATGAACCCCTGCACCGCGCCCGGCCCCTGCAACGGCCGGATCGCGTCGATATCGGCCGGCTCCTCGGCCAGCGGCGGCTGCCGCTTGCCGATCAGCGCCGCCTCGATGATCCCCTCGTCCAGGATCCACCGCCCCCGGCGCCCCTCGGCCCGGTCGGCCCGCTGGTAATCCAGCCATGCATCCAGCTTTGCCCGCGCCGGCAGCTTCTGCCCCGCCCGCACCCGGTAGAAGCCGCTGTTCATCCGCAAGCAGATATTGTCCAGCACCCTTGCCGCGCCGCGAAACTCCTGCGGGACATCCTTTTTCGACAGGTAGTTGAATCGCCCCGGATCGCCGTTAAAGAACACCACCAGCGCGCTCGACAGGTCCATCCCCTTCTGCGCCATCATCCAGCCCAGCACCGCCTCGGGGTTCTTCGACCAGTCATAGGTCCGCGCCATGCGCCGCAATTCCTCGGCGGTGGCGGCGCGGACCCGTTTCAGCTGTTCATCCTTGTTACTCATTGACCACGAACACTTGTCAAAAGGCGGCATCGGCAGCTCCGTCTTCGCGCGTTGCACCGCGCATCTTCATTTGCCCACCTCTCTGGCCCGACAAAGCGCAAATAGTTGGGAGCAATTGTGGCCCTCCTGCGACCTTTGAACCACGCCCGCGCCCCGACCGTCATTCGCCCGATTGTCATTCCGCCCCGGCACGATAAGAGTGCGGCAAAACACCCCGGTCACCGCGGGAGGGACAAGGCCACCACGCCGACGCGACGACGCGCCCCCAACGGGCGCCCAGCGCCGGCCCGCGCCCCCCCGCCGCGCCCCGGCACGGATGGAGCCCGTCATGGAAGCCAAAGCCCTGCTAAGTCGTTTGATTCACGCGTTTTCCGCGCCCAAACCCGACCCCCTCCCCGAGCCCGACGAGAAGCTCGCGCTGGGGGCCCTCATGGTGCGCGTGGCCATGTCCGACCACGATTACCGGGTCGATGAAATCAGCCGCATCGACCGCCTTCTCTCCCGCCTCTACGGCCTCAACCCGGTCGAGGCCGCCAAGATGCGCGCCACCTCCGAGAAGCTCGAGAAGCAGGCCCCGGAAACGGACCGTTTCGCACACATCATCCGGGAAACAGTCAGTTTCGAAGCCCGCGTCGACGCGCTCGAGGTGCTGTGGGAAATCGTGCTCGCCGACGGCGACATCGACGAGGCCGAACTCGAGGTCATCGAGGGCGCCCGCGAGGCGCTCGGCCTCTCCGAATCCGACAGCGCCCGCGCCCGCGAAACCGCCTTCCTCAGTTAGTGATTGGCGCCGGCCCCGCCCGCGCCTATATCTCCCCCATGTTTGCAGATTTCCTATCCAAGCTCATCCAGCCCGAGCCCGAGCAGCTCGACGATGCCGACGCCCGGCTGGCCCTCACCGCCCTCCTCGTCCGCATCGCCCGCTCCGACGGGTTCTACGACGCCAAGGAGGTCGACCACATCGAGCGAATCGCCGCCCGGCGCTACCAGCTCGACACCGCCGGCGCGAAAGACCTTCGCGCCGACGCCGAACAGCTCGAATCCGAAGCCCCCGACACCGTCCGCTTCACCCGCGCCATCAAGGACGCCGTGCCCTACGAACAGCGCACCGGCGTGATCGAGGCGCTGTGGGAAGTGGCGCTCGCCGACGGCGAACGCGACGCCGACGAGGATGCGCTCATCCGCATGGCCTCCAACTTCCTCGGCATCAGCGACCGCGACAGCGCCCTCGCCCGCCAGAAAGTCGAAAAGGGGTGAGCCTCGCCAGCCTGCCGATGTACGACCGGCCGGAAACCGCGGCCGCGAACGATCGGTACTGGCAGGCGATCCGCACCCGCCTCGGCCACGGCCCCGACACCCTCACCCGCACCGGCGAGTTGTGGGAGCACTGGCTCGCCCCCGACCTCGTGCTCTCGCAAACCTGCGGCTACCCCTACCGCGCCCGCCTGCACGGGCAGGTCACCCTCGTCGGCACACCCGATTACGGCCTCGACGGGTGCCCGCCCGGCCATTACCGCTCGGTTTTCGTGGCCCGCGCCGACGACCCGCGCACCGACCTGCGCGCCTTCGCCGACGCCCCCTTCGCCTATAACGAACCCCTCTCCCAAAGCGGCTGGGCCGCCCCCCAGAACCACGCCCTCGCGCAAGGCTTCTCCTTCACCAATCCGCATCAAACCGGCGGCCACCGCCTCTCCGCCCGCGCCGTCGCCGAAGGCCAGGCCGACCTCGCCGCCCTCGACGCCCTCACCTGGTCTCTCATCCAGCGCCACGACCCCTTCGCCGCCGACCTCCGCGAAATCGACCGTACCATCCCCACCCCCGTCCTGCCCTACATCACCGCCGCCACACGCGACCCGGCCCCCCTCTTCGACGCCATCGCCGCCGCCATCGCCGACCTCTCCCCCGAAGACCGCACCACCCTCTCCCTCAAGGGCCTCGTCCGCCTCCCGCCCGAGGCCTACCTCGCCATCCCCAACCCACCGCCGCCCGCGTAACGGAACCGCCCAAGCAACCGCCATATCGGCGTGACGAGGCGTCAATTCGCCCGTCCCGGCGGATAATGTTCCGTTTTGGACGTTGCATTGGCCCGGATTTTCCGCCCTACTGCACCGCAGCCAGACCGTTGAAACCTTGAGGGATGCTGCCCTTGGCCGACGCCACGCCCGTTATCGAGATACGCAACCTGCACAAGGCCTATGGCGCGCTTGAAGTCATCAAGGGCGTCGACATCACCGCCCACAAGGGTGACGTCGTCTCGCTGATCGGCTCCTCCGGCTCCGGCAAGTCCACCATCCTGCGCTGCGCCAACCTTCTCGAAGACAGCCAGCAGGGCGACATCATCTTCAAGGGCGAGCCCGTCACCTGGCGCGGCAGCGGCCTCGGCCGCCACCCCGCCGATGCCAAGCAGGTGCTGCGCATCCGCACCAACCTTTCCATGGTCTTCCAGCAGTTCAACCTCTGGGCCCACCTGACCATCCTGCAAAACGTGATGGAGGCGCCGGTCACCGTCCTTGGCCGCGACCGCGCCGAGGCCGAGAAATCCGCCCGCGGCTATCTCGACAAAGTCGGCATCGGCGACAAGTGCGA from the Roseovarius indicus genome contains:
- the secG gene encoding preprotein translocase subunit SecG, which gives rise to MENVILLIHLLLTLTLIVVVLLQRSEGGGLGMGGGGGNATAGRSAATALGKLTWILGIGLFATSIALTIIAAQTSSGSSVLDRITDRPAAQEESAPDMPATSDDLLPPSQGDDAPLTPTAD
- a CDS encoding LON peptidase substrate-binding domain-containing protein is translated as MFNQADLPDVIPVFPLTGALLLPRSRLPLHLFEPRYLAMLDDALKTPGRLIGMVQPSMAPGRKDPDGLQTIGCVGRVTQMSETEDGRYMITLTGISRFRVLEEVEGFTPYRRARISWDGFDRDLGPADSDAGFDRASFMSLLGRYFESRELQTDWDTLKEADDELLINSLSMLLGFEPEDKQALLEAPSLTTRRETLVTLLEYALRGGDDKEILQ
- a CDS encoding Trm112 family protein; its protein translation is MTETPEIPATDRRMLEALICPQTHTTLKYDAQAQELVSKAAGLAFPIRGGIPVMLIDEARKLD
- a CDS encoding ABC transporter ATP-binding protein; amino-acid sequence: MADATPVIEIRNLHKAYGALEVIKGVDITAHKGDVVSLIGSSGSGKSTILRCANLLEDSQQGDIIFKGEPVTWRGSGLGRHPADAKQVLRIRTNLSMVFQQFNLWAHLTILQNVMEAPVTVLGRDRAEAEKSARGYLDKVGIGDKCDVYPAQLSGGQQQRAAIARALCMEPEALLFDEPTSALDPELEQEVVRVIKDLAGEGRTMMIVTHDMKMARDVSDHVIFLHQGLIEEEGAPDTLFGQPKSERLRQFLSSTMAD
- a CDS encoding phosphate/phosphite/phosphonate ABC transporter substrate-binding protein is translated as MYDRPETAAANDRYWQAIRTRLGHGPDTLTRTGELWEHWLAPDLVLSQTCGYPYRARLHGQVTLVGTPDYGLDGCPPGHYRSVFVARADDPRTDLRAFADAPFAYNEPLSQSGWAAPQNHALAQGFSFTNPHQTGGHRLSARAVAEGQADLAALDALTWSLIQRHDPFAADLREIDRTIPTPVLPYITAATRDPAPLFDAIAAAIADLSPEDRTTLSLKGLVRLPPEAYLAIPNPPPPA
- a CDS encoding DUF2842 domain-containing protein, whose product is MPKLSYKARRRWSLIVLLVGLPLYIVVAVNFTDWLRARYDGLPVLVELLVFVGLGFLWMLPMKSVFIGVGKEDPDKEP
- a CDS encoding tellurite resistance TerB family protein encodes the protein MFADFLSKLIQPEPEQLDDADARLALTALLVRIARSDGFYDAKEVDHIERIAARRYQLDTAGAKDLRADAEQLESEAPDTVRFTRAIKDAVPYEQRTGVIEALWEVALADGERDADEDALIRMASNFLGISDRDSALARQKVEKG
- a CDS encoding DUF6524 family protein translates to MTGFIWRLVAAFVLLVATFNPTDWNYVTWVRGNFYDQMPLAVLLGLLLFVGYIIYLRATLRSIGAFGMFMVIAVVAAVVWVLYDYGLLTLRDTSQIVWLALIALAFVLGIGLSWSHVRRRLSGQADMDDVDE
- a CDS encoding CTP synthase, coding for MARYVFITGGVVSSLGKGLASAALGALLQARGFSVRLRKLDPYLNVDPGTMSPFEHGEVFVTDDGAETDLDLGHYERFTGVPARMTDSVSSGRIYSDVLEKERRGDYLGKTIQVVPHVTNQIKEFIQIGDDEVDFMLCEIGGTVGDIEGLPFFEAIRQFSHDRPRGQCIFMHLTLLPYLAASGELKTKPTQHSVKELQSIGIAPDILVCRSEQPIPEKEREKIALFCNVRTEAVIAAYDLNSIYEAPLAYHREGLDQAVLDAFAISPAPKPEMAKWQDVEDRIHHTDGEVKVAIVGKYTQLEDAYKSIKEALTHGGMANRVKVNVEWVDAEIFDTEDPAVYLEGFHAILVPGGFGERGTEGKIKAAQFARERKIPYLGICLGMQMAVIEAARNLAGLTDAGSEEFDHEAGKKRFTPVVYHLKEWVQGNEKVKRKVSDDKGGTMRLGAYDAVLKEGSRVAKVYGTTTIDERHRHRYEVDIKYREQLEACGLRFSGMSPDGRLPEIVEWSDHPWFIGVQFHPELKSKPFAPHPLFADFVKAAVETSRLV
- a CDS encoding adenylosuccinate synthase, giving the protein MANVVVVGAQWGDEGKGKIVDWLSERADVIARFQGGHNAGHTLVIEGKVYKLNALPSGVVRGGKLSVIGNGVVLDPWHLVQEIETIRGQGVEITPETLMIAENTPLILPFHGELDRARESQNSVAKIGTTGRGIGPAYEDKVGRRVIRVADLGDDATLELRVDRALVHHNALRRGLGLGEIDRDALIAQLKEIAPEILQYAGPVWKVMNDKRKAGRRILFEGAQGALLDIDFGTYPFVTSSNVIAGQAATGTGIGPGSIDYVLGIVKAYTTRVGEGPFPTELDDEDGQRLGERGREFGTVTGRKRRCGWFDACLVRQTCATSGVKGIALTKLDVLDGFETLKICVGYELDGARMDYLPTAADAQARCTPVYEEMPGWSESTEGARSWADLPANAIKYVRRVEELIDCPVALLSTSPEREDTILVTDPFAD
- a CDS encoding thioredoxin family protein gives rise to the protein MLELGQNQTSPAAGDLIKDVSEADFMAEVIEASQTVPVIVDFWAPWCGPCKTLGPALEAAVTKAKGAVKMAKVNVDENQMIAGQLRVQSIPTVYAFWQGQPIDGFQGAVAPSEIEAFVDRVVGQSGGDASGGLDDALTAAEEMLDQGAATDAAQTFAAILQEDDKSARAYAGLVRAHIALDDLEQAEAILNGAPAEISKAPELEAAHAALDLAKQAAGAGPVGELTAAVEANPDDHQARFDLAQALHANGRTQEAVDQLLELFQRDREWNDEAAKHQLFTIFEALKPNDPIVLNGRRKLSSMIFA
- a CDS encoding tellurite resistance TerB family protein: MEAKALLSRLIHAFSAPKPDPLPEPDEKLALGALMVRVAMSDHDYRVDEISRIDRLLSRLYGLNPVEAAKMRATSEKLEKQAPETDRFAHIIRETVSFEARVDALEVLWEIVLADGDIDEAELEVIEGAREALGLSESDSARARETAFLS